A segment of the Takifugu rubripes unplaced genomic scaffold, fTakRub1.2, whole genome shotgun sequence genome:
TTTTTGGTAGCGTGTGCTAATTAAAGCCACCTAAACTGCCTATAAAAAGTTCGGTTTCCCTTTTATAGCTTTTAAACTCAGAGTTGCTCTTAACGTGAGGGGGAGCTACACCTACCAGGATTGTGCAGGTAACCTGATTGCACAGGTGCACCTGGGTCAAGAGGTCACGCAGCATTCAGAAAGCTCCTTGGAAAgagaagctcctccccctcaccccGGAAGGCCAGGACCTTTCCCCACGACTCAGGCTTAAGCAGGGCTAACTGGGACCGTCGGCGCTATTCTTGGAGGCTGCGGGTTAAGTTTGGTAGAACAGCCCCGGTAGAGGCTCATTGTGAAGGTGTTTCTGTTCTTAACCTGATAAGCAGGTTATAAATAGTCACTGGGATGTAGTAGAAGTGAGTCAGtgtcacagctgctgcacagaggTCCAATTTAAACTCACCTGGAGCAGGTAACAAAGTTGTACAGAGCCCTGAAATAGGAGAAGGGCTGGAAGAGTGTTGGCTAATATCAGTGgtacagcagcacagcagcagcagcagcagcagcagtagcagcagcagcagcagcagcagtagcagcagtagcagcagcagcagcagcagcagtagcagcaacagcagcagcaacagcagtagcagcatcagtagcagcagcagcagtagcaacagcagcagcaacagcagtagcagcatcagtagcagcagcagcagtagcagcagcagcagcagcagcagtagcagcatcagtagcagcagcagcagtagcagcagcagcagcagcagcagcagcagcagcagcagcagcagtagcagcagcagcagcagcagcagcagcagcagcagcagtagcagcagcagcagcagcacagcagcagcagcagcagcagcagcagcagtagcagcatcagtagcagcagcagcacagcagcagcagcagcagcatcagtagcagcagcagcagcagcacagcagcagcagcagtagcagcatcagtagcagcagcagcacagcagcagcagcatcagtagcagcagcagcagcagcatcagtagcagcagcagcagcagtagcagcaacagcagcagcaacagcagcagcagcagcagtagcaacatcagtagcagcagcagcagcagcagtagcagcaacagcagcagcaacagtagcagcaacagcagcagcaacagcagcagcagtagcaacatcagtagcagcagcagcagcagcagcagtagcagcaacagcagcagcaacagcagcagcagcagtagcagcatcagtagcagcagcagcagcatcagtagcagcagcagcagcatcagtagcagcagcatcagtagcagcagcatcagtagcagcagcagcagcagcagcagcagcagcatcagtagcagcagcagcagcagcagcagcatcagtagcagcagcagcagcagcagtagcagcagcagcagcagcatcagtagcagcagcagcagcagcagcagcagcatcagtagcagcagcagcagcatcagtagcagcagcatcagtagcagcagcatcagtagcagcagcagcagcagcagcagcagcatcagtagcagcagcagcagcagcagcagcatcagtagcagcagcagcagcagcagtagcagcagcagcagcagcagcagcagcatcagtagcagcagcagcagcagcagcagcagcagcagcagcagcagcagcagcagcagcagcatcacaacgAACCCCATTCGTCTCTGATTTTGATGCCATTTTAACCTTTTTGTGTCCTACAGCTCCGACTCCCACAGCCCGtctcctcccagcagctccaacgCCTTCAGCCTGCTGAGCTCCGAGCAGGACAACCCGTCCACCAGCGGCTGCAGGTGAGAACAAAAACCCACGTCTCAAACACTCCTGAATCATATTAAGGgacctttctctctctctctgctcactACTGGGGCAGAACTATACATTAGACATGTGGTAAAATGGTGCGACTGTCTCTGACACACTCGGCTGCTCTGTTCGCAACAATGAGCAAGCGCTCGCCAACGCTCCACACGCCGCCGGCCATCTGCCGCCGCAGGAGTCACCAAAGAGACGCACACGCCGTGCGTTTACGCAGCTAAGCCGATGATGGCGAAAGAAAGGGGCGGGTCCTCGGCGGGACAAACGTCTCCTTCCTGTGGACACCTGACATCCCTCAGCCGTCCAGCTGGACTCTGCTGTCCTGTGATTGAGCATGGCACGCGGGTACTTCCTGTCAAACAGGAAGCGCATGTGGCGGAGATGAGCTGGCAGAGTGTGTGGGGCAGGGTGACGTACATTTGTGAGCAAAGTGAGGCCATAAACAGACTTTTCTCTTTGCTCTCCGTGATGTTCAGCGCTCTCGTTTAGAGACATCATGGTGGCGTCAGCAGGCCTCTGGCCCACCCGCTCGCACCTTTCTAAAGCAACACTTCACACGGTCGCCATGCCCGATGCACCTTCCCATTGTCCTGACTTGCCACTTTGCCTCTCACAGCAGTGAAGAGTCGGCCAAAGCCAAGACCCAGAAGGAGGTGATTAAAACTCTGAAAGAGCTGAAGCTCCACCTGCCCGCTGAGAAGAGACACGGCTACAAGTCCAGCACCCTGAGCACCCTGAAGTACGCGCTGCGCTGCGTGAAACAGGTGGAAGGTAAAGTGTTGCCTTTTCAGTCTGCTCTATTCTGGCCTTTGTTGCCTGTCCTAACTGGTCGTGTTTGTGActcccagtggggggggggcgtatgagctggtcctgctcaaggttccttcctgttgaaAGGAGGCGTTTACTTGCTAATGTTGCTTGATCATGTCAGTGAAGTTTAATGTTCTCAGGAGAACACCAGGCCCTTGTTTTACATTATTGCTGTGGGTGAGAAtcttcttcctgttcctccagctAATGAGGAGTATTTCCAGCTGCAGCGCATCAACGACAGCCATCCTTCGGGCCTGGACGTGTCCTCCTACACGATAGAAGAGATCGACAGCATCACTTCGGAATACACCCTCAAGAACAACGTGAGCTGCGTCCCTCCTTGCGTTCACGCGCCCCGGCACAGTTGCTGAAgcgtctgtgtctgcaggacaTCTTTGCGGTGGCCGTGTCCCTCAGCACAGGCAGGATCGTGTACATCTCCGACCAGGCCGCGTCCATACTCAACTGCAGAAGAGACGTCTTCAAGAACACCAAGTTCGTGGAGTTCCTGGCGCCGCAGGATGTCAGCGTGTTCTACAGCTTCACCACGCCCTACCGGCTGCCCTCCTGGAGCATGTCCACCGGAGCAGGTAGGTGCTGCTCTCACTGCTCATCTGCTTGAGTTCACCAGTGTCGACCTGATTTTTGATGGGGTTAATTCAGCCGGAGCCAAGCCCCCGTTTGCTCCCGCCGGGCAGGATTGCGGAGCTTTTGAATTCAAACATTTCGTTTTCCTGTTTCAGAGTCGTCACCGTCCGACTGCGTGCAGGAGAAGTCCTTCTTCTGCCGTATCAGGTGGGTGTTGTTCGGTGGGGGACCATCTGCCACCTGTTTATAGTCTCTATTCATGCTTTCTTTTCCACTCTTTGTGATTATGAATGAGCCTGTGACATCATTCTCTTCCCATTCATCTGACACCTTTTCCAGCTCTCTGTTATACACAAAAGCAGCCCCGCTGACGCGCGCTGTAAAATTAGCTATCTACTCCAGATACATTAAACAATCGATTGAGATGAATAAAAAACCAACAAGACAGAAATCTGCACAATATTGAATCGGCTTCCTCTCGGGAAGAGAAGGGCAGTAGCGCCCCCTCGTGGTGAGCTGGAAAAGGGTAAAATCACACAAACTTGTGCAGTTTGAGTCAAGTTGTTTTTAACTTGAATTCCCAGTGGTGGTAAGGAGTGCCGGGGGGACCTGCAGTATTATCCCTTCCGCATGACGCCCTACCTGATGAAAGTCCAAGACACCGTCCACGCTGAAGACCagttctgctgcctcctgttggCCGAACGAGTTCACTCCGGTTATgatggtaaaaataaaaacctgcaaaaaaaaaacagcctgcaaATATATAAAGGATGAAGCTAAAAAAAATCTTGTCTTTTCTACCAGCCCCCAGAATTCCGACCGACAAGCGCATCTTCACCACCACCCACACTCCaagttgtgtgtttcaggatgtGGATGAGAGGTTAGCCGCGCTCTGCTACAGGCTTTTCCATACTTAGCCAAACGGGGACGTGGAGAGAACTAACAAAGTGTTTGTCCCCGTTACTGGTTCCCTTCAGGGCGGTTCCTCTCCTCGGGTATCTCCCCCAGGACCTGATCGGCACACCCGTTCTCCTTCACCTGCATCCCAACGACCGACCCGTCATGTTGGGGATCCACCGAAAGAGTGAGTGACCATAACCTCTGCCCCCAGCGCGACCCGCGTCCTGACCCGCGTCCTGACCCGCGTCCTGACCCGCGTCCTGACCCGCGTCCTGACCCTCCTTGAACTGTTTCCTCCACAGTCCTCCACTACGCCGGCCAACCCTTCGACCACTCATCCATCCGCTTCTGCGCACGGAACGGAGAATACATCATACTCGACACCAGCTGGTCCAGTTTTGTCAACCCGTGGAGCCGCAAGGTCTCCTTTGTTATTGGGAGGCACAAAGTTCGTATGTGAGTGTTGGAGATGAAATCTGGTCTAGTCTGACAAACGAGCCACCTCCCAACACAGAAACCTTTTTTATCAATCAGGGGCCCCGTGAATGAAGATGTTTTTGTGGCCCCGACCTCTGCTGCCGAGGTGAAGACGGTGGACTCCGACATTCAGGAGGTCACTGAGCAGATCCAccggctgctcctgcaggtgagCACATGGGGAtcatagtgggggggggggcaacggcAGCGATGGCGGGAGTCTGAGGAGCAAACGAGGAGCGCCCGAGTGACATTCAGGAGTTTAAGCgctccctctttcttctgtgATCAGCCAGTTCACACCAGCGGGTCCAGCGGCTACAGCAGCCTCCCCAGAACCGACCACATCTTCAGCATGACCTCCTCGAGTGAGGACAACTGCTGCGGCGACAAGATgccggagcaggaggaggaaacgtgCAGCAAGAGCAGACCTGTAAGTGATGGATCCACGTGGTGTCACTATTGATTGAAAAACTCCGTTCTCTGAACGTGGGATTCTTCTCTCACTGTTTCCCAGCGCACCTTTCAGGAAATCTGTAAGGGAGTTCATCTTCAGAAGAACCAAGAGCAGCAGGCAAACAAGGCAGACAACAAGAAGAACAGCAGTAAGATCAGCTCAGAACAGCACCAGGGTGCCGTCGCTGAGACGCCTCCATGTTCtaacctctgcccccccccagtagaGGCGGCAGAGAGGAGTCCTGCAGTGGTGCGGCCCAAAGACTCGGCAGCTCTCCTAAACCCCAGGGAGCCCGGGGCCGCCGTGGAGGAGAGCAGGCCCTCCTCTTTCCAGGAGATGACCTTCAACGAGCAAACCATCTACTCCTACCAGCAGATCAGCTGTCTGGACAGTGTTGTCAGGTGATGTGACGCTaaagcttcaggaggaggtcctCCTGTTGTTGGGAGCAGCTCCACTCATCGTTGTGGTGTGCTGGTTCTCAGGTACTTGGAGAGCTGCAGTGTTCCCATCAGCATGAAGAGGAGGTGCCGGTCTTCCTCGAACACCACGTCTTCTAACTCGGATGACTGCAAACAGAAAGGCTCCGGTCAGGTGCAGGTGTCAGCAGGTGCGttccccccctctgctccccccACCAACGCCACAGTTACTTAGTATCAGCTCATCTCACGATACAGTTCAGGGACAAACTCAGCTGCAGGACCTTGGTGCTCAGCATCTTGCTGAAGAACCCTTTGACCTGCCGCAGGGTCCTGACAGCTAACCCAGGGCCACTGGAGCGACTACTCTAGCACCACAATCTCTTGTGTGTTCTCTTTGGCAGCACCCGCCATGCCGAAGGACCAGTCTGGTCTCTTACCTTTGGACGTTCCAGACAAAAAGTCCGGTGACGCAGCGGTAGTGGGGACCTCActgcctcttcctgtccctAACAAACCGGAAAGTGTGGTCTCCATAACCAGCCAGTGTAGCTACAGTAGCACAATAGTGCATGTTGGTGACAAGAAACCTCAACCAGATTCAGGTACATTGTGGTGGAGAAAAACCCGATTTCTTCTCTTGTTGCTCTTATTGTTCATCCAGCTGAtaaagctgcagcctttcaGCTAATGGGCAGCTGGTGTCTGAGCCAGGACAGGTTCTGTTTGCAGTTCTAGACTCGGAGCGGAGACGGGACAACCCCTTAACAACACGTAACCCTTCATCCACACAGAGATCATAGAGGACACACCAGGAACGGGAGAGACGATGGAATCTGGCCAGAGCTCctgcgctcctcctcctttggccGTATCGCCTCCCAGCCAGGAGAGGGAGGCCTACAAGAAGCTGGGACTGACCAAGCAGGTTCTGGCCGCCCACACGCAGAAGGAGGAACAGGCCTTCCTGTACCGCTTCAGGAAGCTGCGTGGACTGTCCTCCCTCAAGGCCAACTGCTCTCCGGTATCCATGTACCTGGAGAGGCAGCGGGAACAGATCAACAGTAACGGTAGGTCTGAGGAACGGTCACAACTAGCAACGATAGCCAGAGGTTGCCAAGGTTACCGTGCTTCTAGTTTCAGTCCTCCAGTCACATGGTTCTGTAAGCACCGATGCAGTTCTCTTTCCAAGGATGCTGATGTCATCACAGTGACTATGACCTGGTATCGATATTCCTTTTCACCCCCAGCTGCTCCCACCGCTGGCTCCTGCAAGCCGGGGTCCAGACCCACCGGCCGGCGCGGAACCAGACTTAAGAAGACAAAGTCGAAGCGAGCCAAGCAGATGGAGTCCTCGGACAGCACGGCATCCCAAtgcagacaacagcagcagctgcctcgtCTGAACCAGGGTCTCAATGTCACCTCGTGCTCTGCTTCTGACACCTCCCAGTCCGCCTTCCCCCTGGCCTACCCCTCCGTGATTCAAGGATTCCCCCTGCAGGTGTACCCCAGCACCGGTTCTGCAGCTCCCGCCACAGACGCTACCTtgctgggctgcagcagcaacaaccaggCCTCTCAGACCCCCGCAGGCCCTTCGTCCATCCAGCCAGctccattccccccccccatgctcaCGCCGATTGTTGCTTTAGTGCTGCCTGACTACCTGTATCCTCCTCTGGCCAGCAGGATGGCCCCCCCACCGCCGGTCTACCACCCCCCAGACGCCCCTGGCTTCCCCGCCCAGATGCATCCCTTTTCTCCGAATGCCTTCTTGGGCCAGTTTTCATTCTCGGCTGCGCCTCCGCTGAGTGTCCAGAACCCCTTCAGCTCCCAGCACCATTTCCCATCTCAAGCCAGCTTCCTGACCCCGTCCGTCTGCTTCCCACCATCCACGGAAACGCCGAAGGCCCCCGCGGAGGGCCAGTCTCGCTCCACCACGCCACAGTATGGAGGATGTGGAGGCCCAACATCTCCGCCCATCTTccactccagctgcagctcccccCTCAacctcctggagctggagctgtctGTGGACAGGCAGGACAGCACAGCGCTCCCTCCTGGAGGACAAGGGACTAGCATGGCCGAGAGGGAGAAAGGAGCAGGCGGTATCCAGGCCAACGACAGGGAGCCAAAGCAGGTaaccacgcccccccccctccctgcaaaTATCACCATTACTTTTAACTTTCATATTTAGAAAGGCTGTAGAATGTGAAGTCCTCCCTGAGCAATTCGGTTGGTTTGAACTCTCTGAGGCTGATGTTCGGGTCAGCCCAACTTGGCCCCCCTTGGCTGTTCGGGGTCCCACGCCATCGGCCCCCGATTCCCCACATTATCAACTGTTCAGCTGCAGCCGTTTTTGTTGCTTATCTTGCCTATGCTTTGTTTAGTCTGGACTCGTCCAGTGATGTGTGGCCTGGGGTGTTAACACATGATGTTATTATCCCTTACACCCTATAGCCATCTCTCAGTCTCCTTGGTCCACCAGGACCCTTGTATTGCGAGGACACGTCCTGTGTCTGTGAGCATTTGTCTTGGGATAAAGTGTTCTCATTGCTGAGAAAAGAGGTAGGCGAATCATCGGACCTCTCCAAACCCATTCCTCATGATTCCATATGTCACTTCTAACTGTTTCACTCATTTTCCTTCTGAATTCTGCTCTAGACAGCTGTGTTTAACGCCGCCCATCTTAGTTGTATAGCAGTGCTAATCATTCTGCTAAACCGGGTGTTTGCTCAGGTGTCTCCATGGCCGTGGCAGGAATGTTCCCTTTTAGACGCTCCCCACCACAGCACCAAGCTAATGATAACATGTTGTTGCTGGTCATGGTCACGATGGGCGCGCACGGCGCCCAGCTCCTCGCAGCAGCACATTCCCGCGTCCGATCCCGTGTTCTTTCCATTGACTGTGTTAATGGAACCTCGTTAATGTTTGTGTTCCCACAGGCGAGTTCGCGCGGCGACGGGAACAACAGTGACATCAACACTCTGTCCAGCGACATGTTGGACATTATTCTCCACGAGGATTCTTGTTCGGCCACCTCGGGATCGATGGGCTCGGGGTCCAACGGCTGTGGAACGTCAGCCAGTGGAACCTCCAACAGCGGAACATCCAAGAGCAGAGAATCAGCCAGTGGAACCTCTGGCAGTCGAACAGGTTCAGGAGCTTTTACCTTCTCACTCCAAACACGAGTTTTAGTAGAAATGTGCCTCTTGGGTGAGTCCGTCCACCAGAATGATGGCAGCAGCTTCTCATATCCTTCAGgaagcaacaacagtagcagctacTTTGGCAGCGTGGACTCATCCCAGAACAGCCAGAAGGTCACCAGTCACTTGAGCAGCAGCGAGGGAAGAGCCGTGGAGATGGATCAGAGCCGACAGTCCATCACGTATGCACTGCAGGACCCTCTGTGGCTGCCCTCGGCCAACACAGATGAAAAGTTAATGATGACCTATCAGCTGCCCTCACGGTGAGTCGCACAGTGGGCCTGCACG
Coding sequences within it:
- the LOC101061913 gene encoding period circadian protein homolog 2-like isoform X3 encodes the protein MSEHSDSKPFLFTVLEDEGEASGCRGATSCSALPRGGSGRSAVGPLHHMGGYSQAGPHLGLQSEGSDSSGQDPPASPHTHRKTGRSRALTEDEVEMKSSGSSGSGTESHSNESHGNESHGNESHGNESHGNESNGHESVSSSNGNSKDSALLESSGSNKSPSPPSSSNAFSLLSSEQDNPSTSGCSSEESAKAKTQKEVIKTLKELKLHLPAEKRHGYKSSTLSTLKYALRCVKQVEANEEYFQLQRINDSHPSGLDVSSYTIEEIDSITSEYTLKNNDIFAVAVSLSTGRIVYISDQAASILNCRRDVFKNTKFVEFLAPQDVSVFYSFTTPYRLPSWSMSTGAESSPSDCVQEKSFFCRISGGKECRGDLQYYPFRMTPYLMKVQDTVHAEDQFCCLLLAERVHSGYDAPRIPTDKRIFTTTHTPSCVFQDVDERAVPLLGYLPQDLIGTPVLLHLHPNDRPVMLGIHRKILHYAGQPFDHSSIRFCARNGEYIILDTSWSSFVNPWSRKVSFVIGRHKVRMGPVNEDVFVAPTSAAEVKTVDSDIQEVTEQIHRLLLQPVHTSGSSGYSSLPRTDHIFSMTSSSEDNCCGDKMPEQEEETCSKSRPRTFQEICKGVHLQKNQEQQANKADNKKNSIEAAERSPAVVRPKDSAALLNPREPGAAVEESRPSSFQEMTFNEQTIYSYQQISCLDSVVRYLESCSVPISMKRRCRSSSNTTSSNSDDCKQKGSGQVQVSAAPAMPKDQSGLLPLDVPDKKSGDAAVVGTSLPLPVPNKPESVVSITSQCSYSSTIVHVGDKKPQPDSEIIEDTPGTGETMESGQSSCAPPPLAVSPPSQEREAYKKLGLTKQVLAAHTQKEEQAFLYRFRKLRGLSSLKANCSPVSMYLERQREQINSNAAPTAGSCKPGSRPTGRRGTRLKKTKSKRAKQMESSDSTASQCRQQQQLPRLNQGLNVTSCSASDTSQSAFPLAYPSVIQGFPLQVYPSTGSAAPATDATLLGCSSNNQASQTPAGPSSIQPAPFPPPMLTPIVALVLPDYLYPPLASRMAPPPPVYHPPDAPGFPAQMHPFSPNAFLGQFSFSAAPPLSVQNPFSSQHHFPSQASFLTPSVCFPPSTETPKAPAEGQSRSTTPQYGGCGGPTSPPIFHSSCSSPLNLLELELSVDRQDSTALPPGGQGTSMAEREKGAGGIQANDREPKQPSLSLLGPPGPLYCEDTSCVCEHLSWDKVFSLLRKEASSRGDGNNSDINTLSSDMLDIILHEDSCSATSGSMGSGSNGCGTSASGTSNSGTSKSRESASGTSGSRTGSNNSSSYFGSVDSSQNSQKVTSHLSSSEGRAVEMDQSRQSITYALQDPLWLPSANTDEKLMMTYQLPSRDIQRMLKEDRDKLVQLQKNQPCFSEQQKKELVEVHSWIKKGVLPEAINNKGCSCCDGSLEAAVTEVAENQPDLDTLDAETWSSGCQRRPGEDPTNAAVISCHVTSAASNTQTQAARQ